GAATGCCGGGGGCCGGTGCTTCTTCCAGTACTTTTTGATGACGACGCTGGAGGGAGCAGTCCCGATCACCCAGATGAATCGCATTGCCTTGGCCATCGGCCAATACCTGGATTTCTACGTGGCGGGGGTTTTCTAAGAATTTCTCGATGTAGACGGTATCGTCACCAAAGGCCGCCTTCGCCTCAGACTGGGTGACGTAGACAGCGTTGAGCAGGGCAGCTTCGCTGTGTACAACCCGCATACCGCGACCACCACCACCGGCGGCAGCTTTGATAATCACCGGGTAGCCTATGCGTTTGGCAACGGCCAGAGTGTGGTCGTTATCGCTGGTAATGGGACCGTCAGAGCCGGGAACCGTGGGAACACCGGCTTTTTTCATGGCTTGAATAGCCGACACTTTGTCGCCCATCAGGCGAATCACGTGGGGTTCTGGGCCAATAAAGACAAAACCGCTGTTTTCCACTTGCTCAGCAAAGTCGGCATTTTCTGCCAAAAAACCATAGCCGGGGTGAATGCCCACCGCGTCAGTGACTTCTGCGGCACTGATAATGGCGGGAATATTCAGGTAACTCTGGGGTGACGGGGCGGGACCAATGCACACGGATTCGTCGGCTAAACGAACATGCATAAGGTCTCGATCTGCTGTGGAGTGCACAGCCACCGTTTTAATACCGAGCTCTTTACAGGCCCGAAGAATACGCAGCGCAATCTCGCCGCGGTTTGCGATGACAACTTTTTTAAGCATGTCGAATCAATCCCTCTTATATGAAAAATCGTGGTGTGGTTGGCTTACACGATTGTGATAAGAGGTTGGTCGAATTCAACAGGCTCGGCGTCGTCTACCAAAATGGCTTCAATCACGCCGGATTTGTCCGCTTCGATTTGGTTCATCATTTTCATGGCTTCAACAATGCAGATCACGTCGCCCGCTTTCACATGTTGACCGACTTCAGCAAAAGAAGGTGAGCCGGGCGAGGGCGCGCGATAGAAAGTGCCGACCATGGGTGACTTGATCACATGGCCATTGATGGCTTTTTCAGCTGGGGCAGGCTCTGCTGCTGGCGCGGCAGTTGCGGCTGCAGGAGCAGCGGCGGCAACAGGTGCGGGTTGCGAGTAATACTGAGGAGCTGGCATGGCGGCGTTGGCACTGTTGCGGCTGATGCGCACAGACTCTTCGCCTTCTTTGATCTCCAACTCGTCGATGTTGGATTCTTCAAGTAGCTCAATCAGTTTTTTAACTTTTCTGATGTCCATAGTTGATCTCTTAGTTCTTCTTAAAGGTCAGTGATAAGGTTTAGTTGGGAAACTTTTTTATGGCCGCACGTAGCGCCATTTCGTAGCTGTCGGCGCCGAGGCCGCAGATTACAGCCTCGGCGATATCTGAAAAATAGGAGTGCTGTCGAAAGTGCTCACGGCGATGAACATTGGAAAGGTGGACTTCCATAAAAGGAATGTCTACGCCCAGCAAGGCGTCCCGGAGTGCCACGCTGGTATGGGTGAAGGCAGCGGGGTTGATAATAATGAAGTTGATTCCTTCGGGCCGGGCTTGGTGCACTCTTTCTATTAATTCGTATTCGGCATTGCTTTGCAGGCTCTGCAGGTGATGGCCGTGCTCAGTGGCAATTTTCTGTAAATTGGCGTCGATATCGGCCAGGGTCTCGTTACCGTAAACCTCGGGCTCGCGGCTGCCGAGAAGGTTAAGGTTTGGGCCGTGTAATACTAAAAACGAAGCCATTGTTGTGCCATTTCGGTGCAAAGTTTAATTATCGCCAGATTGTGCCTTATTTGTTTTCTTGAGTCCAACGACTAAGCTGTGAAAATTAAAGATAGCCGCCAGTTTCCAGCAAGTTTGCAGGAGTTAAGCGGTTTTTGCCGAAAGCATTGTTTTCGGTGTTAACACTCGGTCTAGCTCTCGAATAGCTTGAGGACCAGCGATTTGCTCAGTATTTGCGGAAGAATTTGCACTGCTTGTTTGGGGTCTGCTGAGTAATAGATATAGAGGGGAATACCGTTGCGCTCATACTGGGCGAGAAGTGTGGTAATCGCGGGGTCGTAGCGTGTCCAATCCGCCACCAGATAGTGAACATTATTGTCTTTAAAAGCCTGTTCAATTTCCGGCGTATGCAACACTAACTTCTCATTGGCTTTGCAGGTGATGCACCAATCTGCAGTAACGTCCAAAAAGACATTGCTGCCAGCGGCACGAATTTTTTCAATTTGAGCCGGATCAAATTGCCCCGAGTTTTGGGAGTTGTTTGGTAAATGGTTGCCTGCCATCGCGGTATACACGGCAAGTAGCAAACTGATTATGCTGAGAATTTTACCTTTGCTGCCCAGCTTCCAAAGCCAAAGGGCAAAGGCGATAAGCAACCATGCAATAAGCAGGGTCGCCATGCTGTTGGCGCCCAGTTGGCGGCCATATACCCAAAGTAGCCAAATGGCCGAGGCGAGCAAGGGAAACGCCAGCAATTGGCGCAAACGTTCCATCCATGCACCGGGCTTGGGTAAAGCCTCCAACCAGCCGGGAAATAGACTGAGCAGCAAAACGGGCAGGGCCATGCCCGCGCCCAAACTGGCAAACACCAGTAATGCGATGGCCGGGGGCTGGGTGGCGGCGTAACCCACGGCGGTTCCCATAAAGGGGGCTGTACAAGGGCTGGCGACCAGTGTGGCCAGTACGCCGGTAAAGAAACTGCCGCTGTGACCACGTTCTTGGCTGAGGCTGCTGCCGGTATTCATCCAGCGGCCCGCTATTTCGAAGTAACCGAGCAAGTTTAGCGATAAGACAAAAAACAGGCTGGCCATGACCGCGACAAAGCCCGGTTGCTGCAGCTGGAAGCCCCAGCCTACGGCTTGCCCGGCTTGCTGTAGGCCAATGAGTACGGCGGCGACCACAATAAAGCTGATGATTACGCCCAAACTGTAGATCACGCCGTGGCTGCTGGTTTTTCCATCCTCGGCTTGGCTAAAACTGAGCACTTTTAAACTGAGCACCGGAAAAACACAGGGCATTAAGTTAAGTATGGCCCCGCCTAAAATGGCGAAGGTGATAACCCAAGCCAGGCTGGGTGCGCTGTTTTGTTCTGTCGAGATGACCTTTGCGGGTGCTGTCGCAGTGCTACCGGTGGCATCTGCCTGAACAAATTCATGACTTTGAGGCTTGTATTGATAGCGTTGAATTTGCGGCGGATAGCACAATCCTGCATCGGCGCAGCCTTGGGAGCGTACCGTTAAGACAAAAGGCTGATCCTTGGGCAAGCCGCTAATGCTGAGGCTGGTGTTGTAATAAAAGACTTCGGTACGCCCAAAATAGGGGTCGTCTTTTATTTTGCCGGGTTCAAAGCGGATGCTGGGCGACAGGGCGTCACCGTTTAATTCCGCACTGATAGCAAAGCGTTCTTTATAAAGGTAATAGCCGCTGGTGATGGTCCATTGCAGCAGCAAGGTATCGTCGTCCCAGCTGAGAAGTGATTGATAGGCTTGGTTTACGGGCAAAAAACCGGCACTGTCTGCCGTGGCCATTTGCTCGGAGGGGGCGCTGCCAGATTGGGCAAAAGGGTCTTGTGCCCAGCTTGGATAAGCTGAGATCAAGAGCATGATTACAAATAAAACCGACTTCATAAATACAATCACCACTGTGCTGACGGTATGATAGTGTCAGCGGAACGTTGCGACTCGAAGTATACGTGCACACGGGACGGGAGTGTACGACCTGAGACGTGGGTTGGATAAAAAATACTGCACTTGGGTAGACTGCTCCTGAGTAGAAATAGCTTGCAGGCTTACAGGAGGACGAGTGAATAGACTGTTTGTTACGTTATTGTGCTTAATGTTATCCCTACCGGCGACGGCATTGAGCGTCAGTGACGCCTATGTAAGGGGTTTGCCGCCGGGACAAAAAAATACCGCTGCCTTCTTTGTGTTAAAAAATGATGGCGACAAGAATATTGTGCTTAGTCCCGGTCGCAGTGATGCAGTGGCTGCACTGGAAATTCACGGTCACGAGCAGTTGAGCGGCATGATGCGCATGCGCAAGAAAGAACAGCTGGAAATCGCCCCCGGAGAAACCTTAAGTTTTTCCCCTGGCGGCCTTCACTTAATGATGATCGGTTTAAAAAAACCGTTAAAAGACGGGGATACGGTCAGTTTTTCTTTGCGCTTAAATGATAAAGAAGAATTGACAATTACGGCGCCGGTGATCAGCGTATTAAAAATGGATCATTCCAAACACCAGCATAATGGGGAGCATTAATGGCCTTAGCGAAAGTAAGCGCTTTTTTTCAAGGTATTCGCGAGAGTCTTCACGACCGCTTCGGCGATGCCCTGCCGAAAGTTATCGGCGGTGTGTTGCTGGTGTATTTACTGGTCATTAGCATCTTGGGTATTTACTGGAGTTTTACCCCAGACCCGCCTGAGACTCAGTATTTCCAACAAGATACTCACAGCCGTGTTGTTGGGGCCGCTACTACTTCAGCGTTGATTGATGTGGCAGAAACCATGTTGAACAAACCGGGCGGCTTTATTAGCAACGACATAACGCCCCCCGGTTTGTTTATGGATAACATGCCCGCTTGGGAATATGGCGTGTTGATTCAGGTGCGTGACTTGAGCCGGGCTATGCGAGAAAGTTTTAGTCGCTCCCAGTCACAGTCCCAGGAAGATGTGGACCTGGCCAAGGCCGAACCCCGCTTTAACTTTTCCAATAACAGTTGGGCAATTCCCGCCTCTGAGTCGGAATATCGCCAAGCGATTAAGCATCTTAAGTCGTATCGCGATCGTTTAAATGATGCGAAAGACCCAGACGCACAGTTTTATTCCCGAGCCGATAACTTGCGGTATTGGTTAACGGTGGTGGAATCGCGGATGGGCAGCTTATCCCAACGTCTTAGTGCCAGTGTGGGTCGGCCTAGGCTTAATACGGATTTGGCCAATGACCCCAATGCGCGGCAATCGACACCGGCGTCGTCTGAAAAACGGGTGAAAACCCCGTGGTTGAAAATTGACGATGTGTTTTATGAAGCAAAAGGCAGCTCCTGGGCGTTAATGCATTTCTTAAAAGCGGTTGAAGTGGATTTTGCCGACGTGCTTAAAAACAAAAATGCCACAGTGAGTCTGCGACAAATCATTCGGGAGCTGGAGGGAACCCAGCAAAGTATGTACAGCCCAATGATCTTAAATGGTACTGGCTTTGGGCTTTTGGCCAACCACTCGCTGGTGATGGGCTCGTATATTTCCCGGGCTAATGCTGCAATCATCGACTTACGCGATCTTTTGTCTCAAGGATAAATCATGAATAGCCATCGTATTCTTCAGTTTTTTGTACTCGGCGGGGCCTTGTTGCTGGCGGCTTGTGCGCAAAGCCCCCAAACCATTCAGGTGGCGCCGGTATTCCCTGAAGCAGATAAGCAAGTGGGCCAAAACCAGCCGGTGCATGTCCGGGTCAGTGATCAGCGCGACAATAAAGTGCTGGGTAGCCGTGGTGGTGTTTACCGAGAAACCGCCACCTTTAGTCTGGCTAACGACCTTTCTTTAGCGGTGCAGCCTGAGCTAGAAAAATACATGGCGGCAATGGGCTTTGATGTGGGTAGCCTCAGCGCTAACACCACCGATTTGCACGTAATTTTTGAGTCACTGGTTTACGATCACCCTAAAGACAGCGGTATAGGTCACGATATGAAAATGTCGGCAGGGGTAAAAGTTGAGGCGTCTAAGCAAGACGGTAGCCGCTACGATGGCCGTTATCGTGTGAATAAACAGCAGAAGTTTTTCAACGCCCCCAGCAGTTCACAGAATAAAGACTTGGTGAACGAACTGGTGGTAGAAGTGATACAGAATATGCTGGCAGATCCCAAGCTAATGCGGTTTATTCAGCAGTGATGCTTGTTGAAATGATATGAAAATGGCGCCTGAAGGCGCCATTTTCATATCTGCCTATTCTGCTCAGCGGAGGTCCTAACCAAATACCGCTTTCAGGGCATCTTGGTGGGAGTCGCCGGGTAAACGCGGGCCGTATTGCGTGACCACCATTGCCGCCGCGTAGGTAGCTAACTGGCCTGCTTGTTGGTAGCCAAAGCCGTTGGTAATGCCATATAAAAAGGCACCCGCAAACATATCGCCTGCACCGTTGGTATCTACAGCCTGAACGGGCACAGCGGGAATGCTGTGTAATGACTGACCATCGTAAATCAGTGCACCATTTGCGCCTAGGGTAATGGCGAAGGTCTTGGCGACCTGTTTCAAGGCCTCTGCGGCTTCGTCCAAGTGTTCAGTTTTGGCCCAGCCCAGTGCTTCGGCTTCATTGCAAAACAGCAAGTCCACGCCGTTGTCACCGAGCATTTCTTGTAAACCCTCGCGGAAAAATTCCACCATGCCGGGGTCAGAAAAGCTCAGTGCTGTTTTGCCGCCATTGCGCTCGGCTATTTCCCGGCCACGAATGGCGGCGGCTCTGCCAGTATCCGAGGTAACCAGGTAGCCTTCCATATAGTAATAATCTGATAGGGCAACGGCTTCTTCATTCAATTCTTTCAGTGACAGCTCGGCGCTAATACCCAAATGGGTGTTCATGCTGCGCTCGGCATCGGGACTTACCAAGACCAAACACTTGCCAGTCACACCGGGATCTTTAGGGCTATCGAATTCGCTGTTCACCCCGGCTTGACGAATATCATTCATAAACAAGTTGCCAAACTCGTCATTGGCAACCTTGCCTGAAAAATAGGTTTTGGCGCCAAAATAACTCGCCGCGCAAACTGAGTTGCAGGCCGAGCCGCCACTGGCTTGTTTGGAGTGAACCAAATGTCCTTGCAGTTGGTCCAACAGCTCTTGCTGGCGGGCCTCGTCCACTAAGGTCATCAGGCCTTTGTCTACACCCATGGTTTGCAATTCGGTATCGCTGACCTGGATTTCTGTGTCCACCAACGCTGCGCCGATGCCATAGAGGTGATATTTTTTCATCTTATTTGCCAGTTACTTGCGGTAAAGTGGCGCTATTATCCGGTTTGACGGGGGTTTTGCAATTTTGTTGGTTTTACTAAATGGCTAAGAAACGCACCAAGAAGCCCGTAAAGGGCCGTAAGCTCTCACTATGGGGCGGCTTATTTCTCAAGCTATCGCTGGTCGGCGTGGTGCTGATGTTGATTGTGTTTGCGTACTTCGATGCTCAGGTGCGTGGAGCGTTTGACCATCAGCAATATGATAAGCCCGCCAAGGTCTATGCTCGGCCCTTGGTATTGGCCAGCGGTGCGATACTCACAGCGTACGAGCTGGAATCGGAGCTGGAAACCTTAGGTTATCAACGATCGCGGTTATTCAGTCAGCCCGGTAGTTATTACCGGGAAGGCGACCACTTTAATATTCATCTGCGGCCTTTTGATTTTGCCGATGGTGTTCGGGACGCCAAAATCATTGAAGTAGAAATGGGGCCGACCACCGTCTCCGTGGTCAGAGACAAGCTGGGTCGTCGGCTTGCCGAAGCGCAGCTTGATCCGATGGTCATCGGTGGGGTTTATCCCGGCCGTCACGAAGACCGGCTGATGCTGGGCTTAGATGAAGTGCCCAGCATGTTAATAGAAACCCTGTTGCAGGTTGAAGATAGCGGTTTTTATCAGCATTTTGGTATCTCGCCCCGCAGCATCGCCCGTGCTTTTGTGGCAAATATAAAAGCAGGCCGTACGGTACAGGGTGGCAGTACGCTGACCCAACAGCTGGTTAAAAACACGATTTTGAGTAATGAGCGCAGTCTTTGGCGTAAGGCCAAAGAAGCGGTCATGTCGATACTGACCGAGATTCATTACAGCAAAGACCGGATTCTCGAAGCTTATATCAATGAAGTTTATCTTGGTCAGGAGGGCAATCGGGCCATCCACGGTTTTGGGCTTGCGGCGCGGCATTATTACAATCGCCCCCTTCATGAGCTAAACCTGTCTCAAACGGCTATGTTGGTGGGGCTGGTCAAAGGTCCTTCTTATTACGATCCCTGGCGTCATCCCGAGCGGGCCAAACGGCGCCGCAATATTGTGTTGGCAGAGCTGGCAGAACGTAACTGGCTGACTTCTGAGCAGTTGGCGGGGTGGAAGGCCCAGCCACTGGGCTTGGCAAAAAGCTCTGCACTGGAAGGCTTTTATCCCGCTTATGTTGATCTGGTAAGACGCCAGTTGAGTCGGGATTATCAACGACAGGACTTGCAAACCAAGGGCCTGAGAATTTTTACCCCGTTTGACCCCGTGCTGCAGCGCCGGGCAGAAAATGCTACCGAGAAAGCGTTAAAGAGTTTGTCTGAGCGGGTAAAAGACCTGCAGGTGGCGATGGTGGTCACCCGGGTCGATAGCGGCGATGTGGTGGCGGTAATCGGGGGCGGTCAGCCCCGTTACGCTGGTTTTAATCGCGCCCTGGACGCATTGCGGCCCATTGGCTCGCTGGCTAAACCGGCTGTTTATCTGGCGGCCTTGGCGCAACCCGAACGCTTTAATCTGGTGTCGCCACTGCGAGATCAGCCCATATCGGTACCGTTGCCCAATGGCGATGTGTGGCGGCCTTCAAATTACGATAATAAAAGTCACGGTATTGTGCCTTTGCACGAAGCCTTGTCTCACTCCTATAACTTAGCTACCGCGCACCTGGGGATGTCAGTGGGCGTAGACAAAGTGATGGAGACCTTTAAAACCCTGGGCATCCAGCGACCGTTACTGGAAGTGCCGTCGATGTTTTTAGGGGCCGCTGCCTTGGCGCCGATAGAAGTAGCGGGCATGTATCAGACCATTGCAGCCAATGGGCGCTTTACACCGCTAAGAACCATTTACGCCATCTCTGACGATGAGGGTAAGTTGTTGGCGCGATACCCGCAAAAGCCTAAGCAGGTTATTAATCCCGCGCCGGTGCACGCCTTGCAATACGCCATGTTGGAAACCGTACGCGAGGGCACGGGGAGAAGTGTTTACCAAATGCTCCCCAAAGATTATCGGGTGGCAGGTAAAACCGGCACCAGTAATAAAACCCGTGACTCGTGGTTTGCCGGTTTTGCCGGTGATTATATGGCCGTGGTTTGGATGGGTAAGGACGACAATTCCTCAACCGGCTTAACCGGAGCCAGCGGTGCGCTGCGTGTATGGCGACAATTTATGGCTGAAGCCAGTACCGAACAAATGCCTTTCTCGCCAGTGCGGGCATTGAATATCAATGGGTGGATAGCCTGAGCGGCAAGCTCACCCAGTCATGGTGTGACAATGCCCGTTACATGCCCTTTATTAAAGGTAGCGAACCCCGTGAAACCAGTGGCTGTGTGCCCGATGGCGAAAAAGCCTGGTCGTGGTTTAAGGGTATTTTTGATTAGTCTGAACTGTCCAGACAGGATTTGAAGAGAGAGGTCAGGCATTAATGGCACTGACTTTGTACTCTTAAGCTCGTCATCCCCGCGTAGGTGGGAATGACTAAAATTGCCGAGGCCTTAAGTCAGCGGCATTCCCTTCTGGTACAAGTCGTTTCTGACACCGCTGCTGTTTGGCGGTGAAGGTGGTGGGTGAGGGGTGTTATCAAGCCGTCAGTCTCATTTCGCGCTAGCGTCAATACTGACGAATAAGCAGCTGACCGTCTTTTTGAATAAGCTCTAAGTCTTTTAAAAATGACATTCCCAGCAGAACCTCGTCGATACCGTGGTTGTCATCGCTGATGGATGCGGCCACATTTCTTACCTCAATATTGCCTAGTCGCACGCTGTTAAGGCGGCTGTAGCTGACAGGAATAATGCCTCCCGCCGTGCGGGCTTGGCCCCGGCCGGTTACATCCAGCTGGAGCTGCTCTGCAAGAGAGCGCGAAAGCGCCACCAAAGTTGCACCGGTGTCGACGATAAAGGTCACCTCCTGACCGTTGATGCTGCCTCTGGCGATATAGTGGCTGCCCTGGGATCGGGTCAGCGCCACTTCGCGGTAATTCTGACCGTCGCGAATGGTGGGCTCAGTTTGACCTTGCAGGTAATCGTTGAATCCCCAGATCAGCAAAGCAAACAACACCAGCCAGAATAAGATCAGCATGGTGGCCGCAGGTTTTTTATTTGCTGGCTCGGTCATCGTCGCGTTTAGCTTGTGCGAATGGCGGCGGTGTAGCCGCCCTTATCGGATGGCACCAAATCTAAAAACTGATTGATACATTCTGGCACTTCTTCGCTGCGGTGGCTGACGAAGAGAATGCGGGTATGACCGGCGGCGGCAATTTGGTCTACGGCGCCTAATAAGCGATTTTTCTGTTCATTATCCAGACCGATGCAGGGCTCGTCTAATATCAGAATTTCAGGTGATTTCACCATTGCCCGTAACAGCAATATCATACGCTGCTCGCCAAAAGATAATCGGTCGAAGCGTTGGTCTCGGCAGTGTAGCAATTCCAGTGCATCCAGCCATGCCAGCAATCGCTGTCGTTCGGCGTCGCCGTAGTCGTTATAGAGTCCGACTGAATCGAATAAACCGGATGCCACCACATCAATGACTTTGCTGCGTTTTAAGTTGCTGAGCTGCATGCTGGTGTTGAGCAGGCCGAAGTGCGATTTCACGTCCCAAACACTTTCACCACTGCCGCGCTGCTTGCCAAACAACACGACCGTTTGGCCGTAGGCTTTGTCGTTTTCGCCGCAGAGCAAGCCGAGCAGGGTGGACTTGCCCGCGCCGTTGGGACCGCTGATACAGCAGTGCTGGTCTGGCATTAGCGTCCAGTTTACGTCGCTGAGTACCTGCTTGCCCCGGAAGTTCACGTTCACATCTTTTAGCTCAATCAGTGCTTGGCCAGCGGGGTAATCCGGGGCCGGTTCGATGGGCAGTGCTTTGCTGAAATGGTGGCGGCGGGCAGATTTTTGCTTGGCTTCAGCGGCGCTGCATTCGCCAGTAATGGCGCCCTCTTCCATCAAAAATACTGTGTCGATGGCGTTGGGAATATCGTTGGCGTCTTTGGTCAACAGCAGCAGTGGCGTTGGCGCTTGCACTAACTCATCGAGCAAATTAGTCATTTGCTGTTGGGCATTTTTGTCTAGCCCTTCAAAGGGATTGTCTAAAATCAGCGCCTTGGGCTTGGCGAGCATGGCTCTGGCCAACAAGGTTTTACGGCTCTCGCCTGTGGAAATAAAGCGAATGCCCTGTTCCAGAATATGCTCTATGCCCAAGCGGCTGCAGAGCTGGGTAAAGGTGTCTGACTCCGGTTGGCCCTGCAAAATAGCGTTGCGTACGGTGGTGCCAACATCAAAGGCATCGGCGCGGGTTTCGCTGTCGTCAAAGCGGCGGTCTTTCTCCATTAATTCCTTGTGCAAATCAAAGGAGATATGGGCAATGTCTTTGGCTTGAATACCGTCACCGTAAATGACCTCGCCATGATTGGGGCGAAGGTTGTCGATGATCAGTTTGGCCAAAGTGGTTTTACCGGCACCATTGCCGCCGAGTATGGCGATATGGCTGCCCGCAGGCCAAGCCCAGTTGATATGGTCAAAGGTGAGCTCAAGCTGGTAGGCAAAGCGCACATCGCGCAATTCGATCAAAGAGGTAGACATAATTGAATTCAAGGCTGGAAAAACGAGCCGGCAATCATACCTGTTTTGCCGGCATTTTTCTGCTGATTTGATGCTTGGCCGTTAGACCTTAGTGGCTCGGAGTTGGTGTTAACACGCGTTGCTCCGGCCGGTGTTTAAATCATAAAACTCCACAATGCTTTGCCAGGCTTGCTCGGCGGAGTCCACTACGCTAATCATATTGACGTCTTCTGGGCTAATTACCCCTTCGTCGCGCAGAAACTCCAGGTTAATCGCCTGCCGCCAAAATTCATGGCCCAACAAAATCACCGGAACCCGTTTGGATCGACCGGTTTGAATAAGGGTTAGGGCTTCAAAGAGCTCGTCCATGGT
The DNA window shown above is from Spongiibacter sp. IMCC21906 and carries:
- a CDS encoding protein-disulfide reductase DsbD codes for the protein MKSVLFVIMLLISAYPSWAQDPFAQSGSAPSEQMATADSAGFLPVNQAYQSLLSWDDDTLLLQWTITSGYYLYKERFAISAELNGDALSPSIRFEPGKIKDDPYFGRTEVFYYNTSLSISGLPKDQPFVLTVRSQGCADAGLCYPPQIQRYQYKPQSHEFVQADATGSTATAPAKVISTEQNSAPSLAWVITFAILGGAILNLMPCVFPVLSLKVLSFSQAEDGKTSSHGVIYSLGVIISFIVVAAVLIGLQQAGQAVGWGFQLQQPGFVAVMASLFFVLSLNLLGYFEIAGRWMNTGSSLSQERGHSGSFFTGVLATLVASPCTAPFMGTAVGYAATQPPAIALLVFASLGAGMALPVLLLSLFPGWLEALPKPGAWMERLRQLLAFPLLASAIWLLWVYGRQLGANSMATLLIAWLLIAFALWLWKLGSKGKILSIISLLLAVYTAMAGNHLPNNSQNSGQFDPAQIEKIRAAGSNVFLDVTADWCITCKANEKLVLHTPEIEQAFKDNNVHYLVADWTRYDPAITTLLAQYERNGIPLYIYYSADPKQAVQILPQILSKSLVLKLFES
- a CDS encoding DUF2333 family protein, whose protein sequence is MALAKVSAFFQGIRESLHDRFGDALPKVIGGVLLVYLLVISILGIYWSFTPDPPETQYFQQDTHSRVVGAATTSALIDVAETMLNKPGGFISNDITPPGLFMDNMPAWEYGVLIQVRDLSRAMRESFSRSQSQSQEDVDLAKAEPRFNFSNNSWAIPASESEYRQAIKHLKSYRDRLNDAKDPDAQFYSRADNLRYWLTVVESRMGSLSQRLSASVGRPRLNTDLANDPNARQSTPASSEKRVKTPWLKIDDVFYEAKGSSWALMHFLKAVEVDFADVLKNKNATVSLRQIIRELEGTQQSMYSPMILNGTGFGLLANHSLVMGSYISRANAAIIDLRDLLSQG
- the mrcB gene encoding penicillin-binding protein 1B, with amino-acid sequence MAKKRTKKPVKGRKLSLWGGLFLKLSLVGVVLMLIVFAYFDAQVRGAFDHQQYDKPAKVYARPLVLASGAILTAYELESELETLGYQRSRLFSQPGSYYREGDHFNIHLRPFDFADGVRDAKIIEVEMGPTTVSVVRDKLGRRLAEAQLDPMVIGGVYPGRHEDRLMLGLDEVPSMLIETLLQVEDSGFYQHFGISPRSIARAFVANIKAGRTVQGGSTLTQQLVKNTILSNERSLWRKAKEAVMSILTEIHYSKDRILEAYINEVYLGQEGNRAIHGFGLAARHYYNRPLHELNLSQTAMLVGLVKGPSYYDPWRHPERAKRRRNIVLAELAERNWLTSEQLAGWKAQPLGLAKSSALEGFYPAYVDLVRRQLSRDYQRQDLQTKGLRIFTPFDPVLQRRAENATEKALKSLSERVKDLQVAMVVTRVDSGDVVAVIGGGQPRYAGFNRALDALRPIGSLAKPAVYLAALAQPERFNLVSPLRDQPISVPLPNGDVWRPSNYDNKSHGIVPLHEALSHSYNLATAHLGMSVGVDKVMETFKTLGIQRPLLEVPSMFLGAAALAPIEVAGMYQTIAANGRFTPLRTIYAISDDEGKLLARYPQKPKQVINPAPVHALQYAMLETVREGTGRSVYQMLPKDYRVAGKTGTSNKTRDSWFAGFAGDYMAVVWMGKDDNSSTGLTGASGALRVWRQFMAEASTEQMPFSPVRALNINGWIA
- the accC gene encoding acetyl-CoA carboxylase biotin carboxylase subunit; amino-acid sequence: MLKKVVIANRGEIALRILRACKELGIKTVAVHSTADRDLMHVRLADESVCIGPAPSPQSYLNIPAIISAAEVTDAVGIHPGYGFLAENADFAEQVENSGFVFIGPEPHVIRLMGDKVSAIQAMKKAGVPTVPGSDGPITSDNDHTLAVAKRIGYPVIIKAAAGGGGRGMRVVHSEAALLNAVYVTQSEAKAAFGDDTVYIEKFLENPRHVEIQVLADGQGNAIHLGDRDCSLQRRHQKVLEEAPAPGIPDDIRQQVAMSCVKACNTINYRGAGTFEFLYENGEFFFIEMNTRIQVEHPVSEMVTGVDLIKEQLRIAGGEKLSLTQDDIKISGHAFECRINAEDPKTFMPCPGKVKHYHAPGGLGVRVDSHLYSGYTVPPNYDSMIAKIITWGEDREIALNRMRNALDELIVDGIRTNTDLQRDLVRDSAFRKGGVSIHYLEKKLKL
- the accB gene encoding acetyl-CoA carboxylase biotin carboxyl carrier protein yields the protein MDIRKVKKLIELLEESNIDELEIKEGEESVRISRNSANAAMPAPQYYSQPAPVAAAAPAAATAAPAAEPAPAEKAINGHVIKSPMVGTFYRAPSPGSPSFAEVGQHVKAGDVICIVEAMKMMNQIEADKSGVIEAILVDDAEPVEFDQPLITIV
- a CDS encoding copper chaperone PCu(A)C, whose protein sequence is MNRLFVTLLCLMLSLPATALSVSDAYVRGLPPGQKNTAAFFVLKNDGDKNIVLSPGRSDAVAALEIHGHEQLSGMMRMRKKEQLEIAPGETLSFSPGGLHLMMIGLKKPLKDGDTVSFSLRLNDKEELTITAPVISVLKMDHSKHQHNGEH
- the aroQ gene encoding type II 3-dehydroquinate dehydratase gives rise to the protein MASFLVLHGPNLNLLGSREPEVYGNETLADIDANLQKIATEHGHHLQSLQSNAEYELIERVHQARPEGINFIIINPAAFTHTSVALRDALLGVDIPFMEVHLSNVHRREHFRQHSYFSDIAEAVICGLGADSYEMALRAAIKKFPN
- a CDS encoding TIGR02281 family clan AA aspartic protease, which translates into the protein MTEPANKKPAATMLILFWLVLFALLIWGFNDYLQGQTEPTIRDGQNYREVALTRSQGSHYIARGSINGQEVTFIVDTGATLVALSRSLAEQLQLDVTGRGQARTAGGIIPVSYSRLNSVRLGNIEVRNVAASISDDNHGIDEVLLGMSFLKDLELIQKDGQLLIRQY
- a CDS encoding YajG family lipoprotein, encoding MNSHRILQFFVLGGALLLAACAQSPQTIQVAPVFPEADKQVGQNQPVHVRVSDQRDNKVLGSRGGVYRETATFSLANDLSLAVQPELEKYMAAMGFDVGSLSANTTDLHVIFESLVYDHPKDSGIGHDMKMSAGVKVEASKQDGSRYDGRYRVNKQQKFFNAPSSSQNKDLVNELVVEVIQNMLADPKLMRFIQQ
- a CDS encoding adenosine kinase, producing MKKYHLYGIGAALVDTEIQVSDTELQTMGVDKGLMTLVDEARQQELLDQLQGHLVHSKQASGGSACNSVCAASYFGAKTYFSGKVANDEFGNLFMNDIRQAGVNSEFDSPKDPGVTGKCLVLVSPDAERSMNTHLGISAELSLKELNEEAVALSDYYYMEGYLVTSDTGRAAAIRGREIAERNGGKTALSFSDPGMVEFFREGLQEMLGDNGVDLLFCNEAEALGWAKTEHLDEAAEALKQVAKTFAITLGANGALIYDGQSLHSIPAVPVQAVDTNGAGDMFAGAFLYGITNGFGYQQAGQLATYAAAMVVTQYGPRLPGDSHQDALKAVFG